The genome window GACTTTGCCTATATGCCCAACAactccctgcctcccaggtaggGCTGCCCTGGGGCACACCTGCTGTGAAGGATCCCAGCAGAGGGTTAGGAGCAGACAATATACGTCCCTTCCCCTCCAGCCACTCTAGATCTGAGATTATCAACTTGCAAGTACAAGGGATCATTGAACCCCTGGAATTATATGGGCCCTCAAATGTGATTGGCATGTGGGCATTTTCCTGGGGAGGGGACCCATGACTCTGAGCAGATTTTCCAAGAAGTCTCCGAGTCTAGAAAGATGCGGGACCATCACAAGGCCCTTCACGACTGCCCGCCTTGGGAAGGGTGTGGGCTCTGAGGCAGGCAGAAGGGACACGGCGCACAAATCCATTTAGAGCTTGTGCCTGGCTCTCCTCTCAACCCCCTCCACAGCCTGCAGGAGCAGCTGTGTCAGCTCTACCCGCGACTGAAGGTGCTGGCATTTGGGGCAAAGCCGGAATCCACCCTGCATACCTACTTCCCCTCCTTCCTGTCCAGAGCCACCCCTAGCTGCCCTCCGGAGATGAAGAAAGAGGTGAGGAAATGGTGGGAGGCTCCTTTTTCCTTCCCAGGGGTCTGCTACAGAGGTCCTTATCTGCTGACAAAGGCCCTGCTTCAGGGAGCCCGTTTTCTGGGCATCCCCTTAGCTCACTCCTGACAGCCGCCTGCCCGGCTCTCTCATGCTCTGCCCTCAGAAGAACGGAGCTGAAAAGAGGCACATTCAGGTCTGGCCGGTCTCTGATATCCTGCCCCTTGCAGACAAGTGAACTTCGAGCTCAGGAGCCCTGGCCTCCCCCTTTACAGCCTCTCGGAGAGTTTTGGGGTATGGGCACAGTTTCTCCACCCTTTAGGGTGGATGTGTTGCCCGGAGGGCCTCACTTAGGAGAGGGGGATTACCTCCCGGCAGTCTCTCCCTTGTCCTGTCCCCGGTGCAGCTCCTGAGCAGCCTGACCGAGTGCCTGGCGGTGGACCCCTTCAGCACCGGCGTCTGGAGGCAGCTGTACCCCAAGCACGCGTCACAGTCCAGGCAGGTGGGGGTGGGCGGGTCCCCTGCCCCGATGCACACAGAGAAGCCTTAACGCACGCCTCCTGCTGTGTCCCTGTCCTAGAAGCAGAGGGGGGACGTTTGTCACTGTTGTTCAGGCTCATGCCCCTCAAGTTCAGTGGGAACGTTGCTGGGAGGCCTCTAGGGAGCTGCTCctctgcgggggcgggggggggggtggatatCTTTCAGCCTGAAGGAGCGGGGCCTCGTGGAGGACAGGGGGGTGGAAGGGGCCAAGTGGGCCTCCTGATTGGAAGGGGTTGTGCTTTCCCCACAGCCTGCTGCTGGAGCACTTGCTCAGGTCCTGGGAGCGGATTCCCAAGAAGGTAAGGAGCTGGGAGgacgtggcaggctgagcctcatCTGAGTTCTGGGTTCCTACCCCTCAGCCACTGTCCCCCTTTCTGAGAAGGTGCTCTGTTAGCACATCTGGCATGGAAAACGAAGCAGAATGGAGGCTCAGGGTTCCCTCTTGGGCCAAATCTTACGACCTCAGCCTAAACTTTTCTTACCCTATAGACACAGAAGTCTTTGCAAGAAACCATTCAGTCCTTCAAGCTTACCAACCAGGATCTGCTAGGGAAGGGCAGCTGCAGCAACCAGGATGTCATCGCCTGTGACGCGGCCTGCAAGGTGCCAGCGCCCAGCCCTCCGCCAGCCCCACAAGCTGTTCTGCGTCGCTGTCTCAGCACACCCTGGGGTGGGCCTGTGTCCCATTCCTGCCCCGCCTGTCCCTGGAGCCCGCAGTACCTCCTGGGTAATGTGAGGGCCTGATCCTCTCCCTGGAAGGCCTACCTCGAGGCCTGCCTTACGAGGCAAGGAGCAGCCCCTCTCCCTTCTGACCACTGCTCCCTACCCCTTCTCCTAGAGTCTGTTGCAGCAGGCACGGGGCTTCTGGCTGCCCTGGACGCGGCTACTCGTGTTGGTGCTGGTCTTTGCCATAGGTTTCCTGTGCCATGACTTGTGGTCACACAGCTCTTTCCAGGGTAAGCAGGGATTGACAGGCAAGGGAGATAGCCTGGGGCTCTCTATggggacacagagctggatgTAGCACTCCCCGCCCCCAACACAATCCAGAACAAACACTTTTCCGACAGATGTTTCTGTCACACCTCAGATCAGACAGGTGCTTTGCAGTATAGAAATGCTTGCATATTCATGGTCTCATTTAAGTAGATGTTATCTTGTTTTTAACttctgaggaaattgaggctcagaaagatttaCCAATTAGCTAAAATACAGCTAGGAAATAGAAGGGCCGACCCTCAAACCTGAGGCTTCTTGACGCCTAAGCCCAGGGCTCCACCTGGCTGCACCCTTCTTGCTCCCCTGGCCTGCATCCTCCCTCCGTGTGTGCTCCAGAGCAGACTGGAGGCAGCTCTGCAGCCCCAGGAGCACACTGAGTTCTGCCCCATCCCTCACTGGGTCTGCTCTGGGGCCTGTAGTGTCTGTCTCTCCGGTCCTTTCCCCGCTCACCTCCCAGCTCACCCGAGGCCCCCTTTTCTCAGCCTCCCTTTCTGGCCGGTTGCTTCATTCATCTGGTGTCTTGCCTGCTGTCCAACAAGCATGTACCAAGATCTACTCCTACAGCCTGCAAGGCTACAGGTGAGCACCtcctggggaggggtgggctgggagaGAGACGGCTTGCGTGTTCAGGCATTGACAATCAGTGGGAAGTGATGGTGGTTTTCCTTCCCCAAGGCCTCCTTTGCCCCAGCTGTTCTTGGGCCAAATTGCCTGGGAAAACTCAGAGacctccttcctccctgtgtCTTCTCCTACAGCTGGCTGGAGGAGACATTGCCGGCCTGGGGCTCCCACTTGCTGACCATGGTGAGGCCCAGCTTGCAGCTGGCCTGGGCCCACACCAATGCCACAGTCAGCTTCCTTTCTGCCCACTGTGCCTCCCACCTTGCCTGGTTGGGTGACAGCCTCACCAGCCTTTCCCAGAGGGTAAGCCAGAGTCAGGGAGGTCAGAGAAGGCTGCTCTCGCCAGGGGCTGAGTTCTTGGGAAGGTGCAGCCCCGTGTGGACTGCATTCCCTGGCCACTCTAATCCCGTCCATTCTCCGCGGTCCAGCTGCAGATCCAGCTCCCTGATGCCCTGAACCAGCTGCTCCGTTCTCTGAGGGAGCTGCTCCTGTTTCTTTACCAGAGCATCCTGCTGCCCACGTGGCACATGCTGCTTGAGGCCCTGGCCCGCGTCCAGGAGCACTGCCATGAGGCGTGCAGGTGAGACCCTTGCCCAGGGCACCAGCAGGAGGCCCGTGGCCACACGCCCTTTCTCCAGGGACAAGGCTCCTCTGTTGAGTCTCTCGCTCTGCCCTGGCCCCTGCTCATCCCTTGGCCACTTTGGGATGCGGGTTGTGAGTGTGAGCTACAGCCCTGTGACTTGACACAGCTGCACATCACCGCTTTCCAACCTCCACAAATGTTCTGCTTTCCTCCCAGAGGTGGGGTGACCTGGGACTGCGTGAAGACACAGCTCAGTGAGGCTGCCCACCGGACCTGGCTCTGCCTACAGGACACCACAGTGGCCTTCTTGGACTGGGCATTTGCCATGATATCCCAGCAGTAGGCCCTGCCTCCCTGGCTGCTGGGTTCTGTCTGGAGCAGACCATCTGAGACTGCTGGCGGGGAGAGGGTGGCAGTTCTGCATGGGAGTCTTTGTTACGTGGTGCCTAAGTTCTGTCTCCTAGGCAAGTGGTTGGCTGCCTCTGCCTCAGTTCTTCCACTTTGGCAGCAGCTGAGCCCGGGGGTATCTCAGCCTCCTACCCGCGATTCCACTGAGCACTGCTCTGCCCGATTGCACCTAGCTCCCAGCCTCTGTCCTCGGGCTGGTAGCCTCTCTTGCCTCCTCTCTTGTCTCCTCCTCTCCACTTCCTTCTGTGTCATTCCTGAAGCCTCAAACAGCTCACCTCCAAAAAGGTGGGACTCTAGCAAGTGGTTTCTGCCTTCTTCAGACAAATGATTCCCAGACTTCAGCCgcagcagaaaaaagaaagggacctcCAGAAGAATCCAGAAGAATATAGCACCTCAGTGGGTGGCAGCAGCTTCGCCTCTACCCACACCCTGGGTGTGGCTGTCAGTGGACATGGAGGCCTGGGTGGAAAGGCCTCTCACCTCAAAATGCTCAGCTTAGGTCCTTCAAGGCCCCTCACTGCCCCTTCCACTGTGGTCCTACTTCCTCACTCTCCATTCCCCTTCAGTGCTGGGGGGTCTCTGCCTCAATGTTCAGCCTTTCTCTGCTGCCCACCCCTACCATCTGTCTGGAGAGCGCAGCCCAGGTAGTCATGTCCCTCGGGCCCAGGGAACCTTCCAGCAGTCTGTTGAGACAGGATGTGGCCCATGGGTATGCCTGCTCGGTGGAATaaaggacacaggtttgatttcTAGCTTTCCTCTGTGCCTCTTCATACAGGAATTCCTATAGTTGTGGACAGGAGGACAAAATTGGAGCACCTGCACCTTCTTTAGCCCCCTGCCCTCCTGAAGGTTATAGCCGCTGGCTGTAATTGAGCCTCTGGCAAGGAAAGCCCATTCTAAAGTTTGGCCTGTCGAGGGTTCTAGACACACTCTTGCTCATGTATTGTCGCACTTGTCCCTGTGATTCACGTCCCAGGATTTGCCTTGGTAGCTTGAGTGTTTTATGCTTGGAAAAGTTGGGGAGAGTCTCCTAGAGGAATTCTTGGCCAGTGATCAGAGGGTGTCTCCTTCGTTCCCAGGACCTTAATTTATTAATTGGTTCATTTTATAGGCAGTGAGTGAAAGGTTTAGAACTCCAAGAGTCAAGGGTTTAATCACCAAAGTCCCTTTTAATTTTTGACTTGAGACTGTAATAATTAGTCAGCTAACTGCATGGGTTTTTGGTTCTCACCTCAAGCTTCTTTCCttgaatgtttcaaaaaatataagCAGTACTAGAGGTGCACTGCCCACTCCAACTTCCATGGGCTGGTTTCTGCTTCCATCATAAACACCTGAGATGACCAGCAGGGGTGATGGCCAGCTGCCACTTTCCCTTTCACGGGCTGCCCTGAGATGCTGCCTCCATTTCCAGCAGCAAGATTATAAAGAAGCAAGCATAGAAAAATCTTGACACAAGGTGAGGTCGTGAGGACTATAGCATCTCACATTTTTGTTCTCCTGTTAGGATGTAACTACATTACCACATTGGGAAGAACCCTGCTCTTCTAGTGGCAGTCAGCCATGAccatttttcccagaaaaaaagaaaccccgCCTGGCAAAGGACCAAGGTTTAGGACTGCTAGGCAGGACTGTCCAAGGGCCCCAAGACATGTTGCATTGCCTCAGTTCTTCCTTACCAATCAGATGGGTTCAGCTCTTAAGAGTAGTGAATCCTTGTTAACTGTCCTGTATTCAAGGCAAATTGAAGAAAGGGGGCTGGTGTGAGCTTGGGTTGGCATGAGCGCAGGACCAGTAAAATGATAACACTCTGTCCTACTGACGTTGAGTCCAGCCAAGGCTGCTGAAGTGGATTTTCAATCTAGCAACTCAGAGAATCCCACTTATAAGTGCCTCATTGGTTTCTAATGTGTGTACTATTTCTGCCTTGTTAGGTTCATTTAATCTCTGATGTATGATCCTGGGATgcaacatttttctttaactcaGGTAAACTGGGGCCTCCACAGCCTCTCACAGGGACACTGACACcttaattggctttattcaatagACAGAGTGGTTTGACCTGATACTGGAATTGTCAGAATTTTTCCTCTGTCAGTAGTCCAACACTGTACCTGCTGTCCATTAAAGCTAGACCAGACATCCAGATGTTTCACTTTAGCAGAACTGTCAACGAACAGGAATCCAAGCTGAGCCAGTTAGTTGAACCAGTATGGACTGGTGGAGTACACTGATGCCGGCAGGCGGGCAATCACACTGATGATTGGTGTTATTGGAAGTAAACTGACCTGAAAGATCACTTCTAGACATTTTAACTTTACTTTTCACACACAGGTGGAGTTTTACAGAGAACATACCATATAACTGATGGGCAGTTTGAGTATTGTTAACTAACTTTAGTTATTACTAGTTCTTGTACGGACTTGCAAATTATATTGCATGACTCATTAGAAacccttctttccatttttctaagtCTTAGAGcatgtttttggtttcctctggTCATGTGTACCCCGTCTACAGCTTCAGCTTTAGAGCAGGGCAGCTTGATGGGGAGCCTTACTATGGATAGATAATGTTGCTAGCCTCACACCTGTGACGTTGCCAGTCCATTCTCAAATGGCTCCACTCTTAGAGTGGAGTGTTTCCCACAGAAATAGGCatgcctgccctgccctgccctattCCAGAATGACCCAGTTGTCAATTATACAGAAATTTCAATGGTTGGATGACCTCTGAGCATTTTAATATGTCTTAATCTCTCCTGAAGGAGTTTGGATTTAAGTGAACACTTAAAGTGATTAATTCTTTTTCTACATAATCTTCCTGGTTCTGCTCCCAAGGGGACTTTAGGGGACAAAGGACCTTGCTTTTCCCTATGTGATGTTCCATTTTTACCTGGCAGTTTCATTGCCCAGACTTGAAGTATAAGAAAGAatttgggggtgagggagagctttcaccattcaGGGCATGAGCAAATACTTACTGACTATTGAATATTCTACTTATTAATAAAAACGTTGAGTTCAGACATGTTGGATGTgccttggtataattttttttactatgtTAGTACAcaagttattaatttttaatagcttttattttttacagcagttttaggttcacatcaaaactgagcaaaaagggcttccctggtggcgcagtggttgagaatctgcctgccagtgcaggggacacgggttcgagccctggtctgggaggatcccacatgctgcggagcaactaggcctgtgagccacaattgctgagcctgcgcgtctggagcctgtgctccgcaacatgagaggccgcgataatgagaggcccacgcaccgcgatgaagagtggcccccgcttgccacaactagagaaagccctcgcacagaaacgaagacccaacacagccaaaaataaataaataaataaacccaaagtttaaaaaaaaaaaaagttactaaatgaaaatttaaaaaaaactgagcaaaaagtaCACTCCCCTTGCCTCTGCACTCCACAGCTTCTGTTATGTCAGCATcagtgaacctacactgacacatcagtGTCACCTGGAGTCTATAGTTCCCATTCAATCTCTTTAAATTTATTGACTTGTTACCTAACGTgggctatcctggagaatattccatgtacacttgagaagaatgtgtattctgctgttgttgggtggaatgttttgtgtatgtctgttaggtctgGTTGGTATGCTGATCAAGGCCTCCATTTCCTTACTGAGCTTATCATAAATACATTCTTAATGTTAAAAAACtcttacaaatcagtaagaaaagcactaaacaacaaaaatatggATGAAAGACATACttcataaaagaaatgcaaatgaacaaGACTTAGGGGAAAAAAGTCCATTTCGTTGGCAAAGAAGTGTGAATTTAAAATAAGGTACTCCTTACTTTTGCCTATCATATTAATAGAAGTTTTTTTAAGTGATAATATACTCAGTGAATGCTATGATAGAAATTGGTATAATGTTTCTGGGAATTAATTTGGTAATATTTATCAAAAGCCTTAACAGTTTCATACTACTTTACCAAGTAGTTCCACTCCTATAAATATATTCTAGAGACTAGAGAAGTAAACAGAAATACAGACAAAGATTTATGTACAAGAACATTTATTGTAGCAGTATTAATAGGAAAAATTTGGATAAACTGTGTCCAACAATAAGATGAATATTTCAATGAACTTTTGTAAAAAGCAAACGACGAGAAATGGCTGTTCAAATGGTGATTTCAAAAAATCTTTAACGACAGAAAATTGCTTACTATTAATTGAGCTCAATTTATTGAAACATTGGCTACaataagaaatacagaaaataagtgttggcaaggatgtggagaaactggaactcttctACAATagtggtgggaatgaaaaattgTTCAACCGCTGTGGAAAAatgtttggcagttcctcaaagagttaaacatataattaccataaaactcagcaattccattcttaagagtatacccaagagaaatgaaaacatacatccacacagaaacttgtacacgaatgtttatggcaatattattcataaaagccaaaagGTGCGCCTGCTggccgctggtgggggactctaACGCCcgaggagacgggaggaacccctaAGTGAACCAGTAGGACGGAGGGGGACGGagcggggaggagaagtggaggccagacaggactggcgcccctgagactggggagatcaggagacgCAGGCGGGAGGGACTCTCGGGGAAGAGccggagaggagcagagggcgatcGCCTGGCCCACTcgggctggggagcctgctgagctcccaggtgaGGCTCCGTagcctctgagaccaggggtggggggcacgcctgggtCCCTTCTGTTCCtggagcctaagccccaccccccacagctcccaggaccttttccagccctgtgggtcttgAGCGTTGGCcccgcccactgcccaaacctcacccttgcttaggccccaccctccacagctcaggcctccccccccaaccccccgccttttttttttttcttttttcttttccctcctcctcttttttattgtcgtgtactgatgtaccttccggttgttgattcatctatatttttatttttatattcttcctaacatatctgttagcttctagtctatttttattttttactttgttattgtttgtttgtttgtttgttttgcctccccaggcagcttgcgggatcttggttcacaaaccCTGGGTCCCACCGAAGCACCTGCGGTGGGAGCTctaagtccgaaccactggactaacagagaacctcagaccccagggaatattcatcggagtgaggtctcacagagctcctcatctcagcaccaagacccagctctacccaatagcctacaactccagtgttggaagcctcaggccaaacaaccactaagacaggaacacaatcccactcataaagaaaaaaaaaatgagatggcagaaagatacgtcacagatgaaggagaaaggtaaaaacctacaagaccaaataaatgaagaggaaataggcaatctacctgaaaaagaattcagagtaatgatagtaaagatgatccagaatctcggaaatagaatggaggtatggattgagaaaatacaagaaatgtttaacaaacatctGGAAGAGCTAAAGAACAAagagacagagatgaacaacacaataactgaaatgaaaaatacattagaaggaatcaaataacagaataactgaggcagaagaacagataagtgagctggaagacaaaatggtggaaataactgccgaggagcagaataaagaaaaaagaatgaaaagaattgaagacaatctcagagacctctgggacaacactaaatgcaccaacattcgaattataggggtcccagaaggagaagagaaaaagaaagggtctgagaaaatatttgaagagattatagttgaaaacttccctaacatgggaaaggaaatagtcacccaagtccaggaagcacagagagtcccatacaggataaaccctaggaaaaacacaccaagacacgtattaatcaaactaacaaaaattaaattcaaagaaaagtattaaaaacagcaacggaaaaacaaaaaataacatacaaaggaatccccataaggttatcagctgatttttcagcagaaactctgcaggccagaggggagtggcaggatatacttaaagtgatgaaagagaaaaacctacagctaagattactctacccaacaaggatctcattcagattcgatggagaagtcaaaagcttttcagacaagcaaaagctaagagaattcagcactaccaaactagctttacaacaaatgctaaagaaatttctctaagtgggaaacacaagagaagaaaaagacccacaaaaacaaacccaaaacaattaagaaaatggtagtaggaatatacatatcaataataaccttgaatgtaaatggattaaatgtcccaaccaaaagacacagactggctgagtggatacaaaaacaagacccatatatttgctgtctacaagagacccacttcagacctagggacacatacagactgaaagtgaagggatgggaaaagatattccatgcaaatggaaatcaaaagaaaactggagtagcaatactcatatcagataaaatagactttaaaataaagactgttacaagagataaggagggacattacata of Eschrichtius robustus isolate mEscRob2 chromosome 15, mEscRob2.pri, whole genome shotgun sequence contains these proteins:
- the TMEM214 gene encoding transmembrane protein 214, with product MSARTAGGGRWEVVKKGRRPGAGGSGKGGGGDRRALGEANGVWKYDLTPPIQTTSTLYERGFEKIMKRQNKEQVPPPAVEPKKPGNKKQTKKVATLPNQNQKQGRFRSLEEALEALDLAALQKELDKSQSVFSGNPSVWLKDLASYLNYKLQVPPSEPTLSQHTHDYPYSLVSRELRGIIRGLLAKAAESLELFFDHCLFTMLQELDKTPGESLHGYRICIQAILQDKPKIATMNLGKFLELLRSHQSRPAKCLTIMWALGQAGFANLTEGLRVWLGIMLPVLGIKSLSPFAIAYLDRLLLMHPNLTKGFGMIGPKDLFPLLDFAYMPNNSLPPSLQEQLCQLYPRLKVLAFGAKPESTLHTYFPSFLSRATPSCPPEMKKELLSSLTECLAVDPFSTGVWRQLYPKHASQSSLLLEHLLRSWERIPKKTQKSLQETIQSFKLTNQDLLGKGSCSNQDVIACDAACKSLLQQARGFWLPWTRLLVLVLVFAIGFLCHDLWSHSSFQASLSGRLLHSSGVLPAVQQACTKIYSYSLQGYSWLEETLPAWGSHLLTMVRPSLQLAWAHTNATVSFLSAHCASHLAWLGDSLTSLSQRLQIQLPDALNQLLRSLRELLLFLYQSILLPTWHMLLEALARVQEHCHEACRGGVTWDCVKTQLSEAAHRTWLCLQDTTVAFLDWAFAMISQQ